The following are encoded together in the Adhaeribacter arboris genome:
- the porW gene encoding type IX secretion system periplasmic lipoprotein PorW/SprE, with protein sequence MKKKQLNILFLFVLAFSFWQCASSEKSGLLGQVYHNTTAQYNAYYLGSERLTAAEAKLTTATIDDYNQILTFFPSTDTSITSPFRPEMEEVIKKASFAIKKHPKSRWTGDSYILVGKARYYMGDYDEAIRTFRFVNTGTKKDQVRFRSQVWLMRCFIAQRDFESADAVSDLLKKVRLNKNNAVHLFLNRADYYLLQKDTSLAITNLKLAIPIMRNKDYQARARFILAQLYQKTNNNKQAYEVYSKILKKNPPYELGFHSKLNLGQVTELSDPNDKARIEKYYTKLLKDSKNVDFRDKIYYEMAQFALKQKQYEPALDNLKKSTKASGNEIQKAYSYLLAGKIYYENLQKFSLAAAYYDSAVQVMPPNSVEYLAASERRDILKEFSTHFTTIQTQDSLQALARLDSASLNKRINAILEMAAKKAQQAQQDQQRQQNNGGQPRSPFNLIPGQNGQTNRPGGFNTNSGGTWYFDNPTSVARARAEFTQRWGNRQLQDNWRVSDKEASAVAQNPNNLIGIDSTGVSPDSATAINPKAARQDLLQNIPIGAERMKASNNQVEEAMFSLAGIYQQQLNEPTRAAETYEKLLQRFPATKHKSEVYYSLYLINHEQKNERAKTYADLVKREFPGSKYAKLIDQPDYLQQVSANNQKARQLYDSAFVNYHREQYPVAITLINQVQKQYPDSELSDRAAFLQVLITGRTQKPAVFKTAVRQFMEQYPSSTLLPKAEEILTSFEAYESGQLSEAEFNKTHPKKTIEPFAPEAQAVAEQTEEPPVSTEAEVQPNRRRRPRKEVVPEVTSEPSDPEITNDSTATDPVAVAQEPVADQDTTQADQQQESSVEPASNTPKPETSPAGTVSSPTTTAAPVAAAPVYATNLALPHVVVIAYPKTHPAFKNVYTKMINYNAKYNQIDKLSIDSATFSGATNILVIKEFGTGKKAVNYATKQKAPQSPLSKIRGIEFTTFAISSENLPILLKEGKLEDYLTFYKNNYF encoded by the coding sequence TTGAAGAAAAAACAGCTAAATATTCTTTTTTTATTTGTCCTTGCCTTTTCTTTTTGGCAATGTGCCAGCAGCGAAAAGTCCGGGTTGCTGGGCCAAGTTTATCATAATACTACTGCTCAATACAATGCTTATTATTTAGGTAGCGAACGTTTAACCGCCGCGGAAGCTAAACTTACCACCGCTACCATCGATGATTATAATCAAATTTTAACCTTTTTCCCTAGTACGGATACAAGTATTACTTCTCCATTTCGGCCAGAAATGGAAGAGGTTATTAAAAAGGCTTCGTTTGCCATTAAAAAGCACCCTAAAAGCCGTTGGACCGGCGATAGCTATATTTTGGTTGGTAAAGCGCGGTATTACATGGGCGACTATGACGAAGCCATTAGAACCTTCCGGTTTGTTAATACTGGTACCAAAAAAGACCAAGTTCGTTTTCGATCGCAAGTATGGTTGATGCGTTGTTTTATAGCACAGCGGGATTTTGAAAGTGCCGATGCCGTATCTGATTTACTTAAAAAAGTTAGACTAAATAAAAACAATGCGGTTCATTTGTTTTTGAACCGCGCCGATTATTACCTATTACAAAAAGATACCAGTTTAGCCATTACCAACCTGAAACTGGCTATCCCTATAATGAGGAACAAAGATTACCAAGCTCGGGCACGTTTTATTCTGGCGCAGCTATATCAGAAAACCAATAATAATAAGCAGGCCTACGAAGTATACTCAAAAATTTTAAAAAAGAATCCACCTTATGAACTGGGTTTCCATAGCAAATTAAATTTGGGTCAGGTAACCGAATTATCAGATCCGAACGATAAAGCACGCATTGAAAAATATTATACCAAATTACTCAAGGATTCTAAGAATGTTGATTTCAGAGATAAAATCTACTACGAAATGGCGCAGTTCGCGCTTAAACAAAAGCAATACGAACCGGCACTGGATAATTTAAAGAAATCTACGAAAGCTTCTGGTAACGAAATCCAAAAAGCCTATTCTTATTTACTGGCAGGTAAAATTTACTACGAAAACCTACAAAAATTTTCTTTGGCGGCGGCTTATTACGACAGCGCGGTACAGGTTATGCCACCTAATAGCGTTGAATACTTAGCTGCCTCCGAGCGGCGTGATATACTAAAAGAATTTTCTACTCATTTTACTACTATTCAAACGCAGGATAGCCTCCAAGCTTTAGCCCGGCTCGATTCCGCTAGTTTAAATAAGCGAATCAATGCTATTTTGGAAATGGCTGCTAAAAAAGCCCAGCAAGCGCAGCAAGACCAACAACGCCAGCAAAATAATGGTGGCCAACCCCGAAGCCCATTCAACTTAATTCCTGGTCAAAATGGGCAAACCAACAGACCGGGAGGCTTTAATACTAATTCTGGCGGAACCTGGTATTTTGATAATCCCACTTCTGTAGCCAGGGCACGGGCTGAATTTACGCAACGTTGGGGCAACCGCCAATTGCAGGATAATTGGCGGGTTTCAGATAAGGAAGCCTCCGCCGTTGCTCAAAATCCTAATAATCTTATTGGCATAGATTCAACCGGAGTTAGCCCCGACTCAGCAACTGCTATTAACCCGAAAGCTGCCCGGCAGGATTTATTACAAAATATTCCAATTGGAGCAGAGCGAATGAAAGCTTCTAACAATCAAGTGGAAGAAGCCATGTTTAGCTTAGCGGGTATTTATCAGCAACAACTAAATGAGCCAACCCGAGCCGCTGAAACGTACGAAAAGCTTTTACAACGTTTCCCTGCTACTAAACATAAGTCGGAAGTATATTATAGTTTGTATTTGATTAACCATGAACAAAAGAATGAGCGGGCTAAAACGTACGCTGATTTAGTAAAACGGGAATTTCCGGGCAGCAAATACGCCAAGCTTATCGACCAGCCGGATTATTTACAACAAGTTTCGGCCAACAACCAAAAAGCGCGGCAATTATATGATTCTGCATTTGTTAATTACCATCGCGAACAGTATCCCGTAGCTATTACTTTAATAAACCAGGTACAAAAACAATATCCGGATAGTGAATTATCCGATCGAGCTGCTTTTTTACAAGTTCTAATTACAGGCCGCACCCAAAAGCCGGCGGTTTTTAAAACAGCGGTACGGCAATTCATGGAACAGTATCCCTCCAGTACGCTGCTACCTAAAGCCGAGGAAATATTAACTTCGTTTGAAGCTTATGAAAGCGGACAATTATCGGAAGCAGAATTTAACAAAACTCACCCTAAAAAAACAATTGAGCCCTTTGCTCCTGAAGCACAAGCAGTGGCGGAGCAAACGGAAGAGCCCCCCGTTTCGACGGAAGCAGAAGTGCAACCTAACCGCAGAAGGCGGCCGCGAAAAGAAGTGGTTCCCGAGGTAACATCGGAACCTTCCGATCCAGAAATAACTAACGACTCAACTGCTACTGATCCGGTTGCGGTTGCGCAGGAACCTGTTGCTGATCAGGATACAACCCAAGCAGACCAGCAACAAGAATCTTCCGTAGAACCTGCGTCAAATACGCCAAAGCCAGAAACTTCTCCTGCAGGTACGGTTAGCTCGCCCACAACCACTGCTGCTCCAGTTGCCGCCGCGCCTGTTTATGCTACTAATTTAGCTTTACCGCACGTAGTGGTTATTGCGTATCCTAAAACCCACCCGGCATTTAAGAATGTTTACACTAAAATGATTAATTACAACGCTAAGTATAATCAGATTGATAAACTAAGTATTGATTCCGCTACTTTCAGCGGCGCTACTAACATTTTAGTAATTAAAGAATTTGGTACTGGTAAAAAGGCGGTTAATTACGCCACTAAACAAAAAGCTCCCCAATCACCGTTAAGTAAGATCAGAGGAATAGAATTTACTACCTTTGCTATTTCTTCCGAAAATTTACCAATTCTGTTAAAAGAAGGGAAACTGGAAGATTATCTTACTTTCTACAAAAACAATTATTTTTAA
- a CDS encoding penicillin-binding protein 1A produces MASPKSSNYYPKIISAIWLVFVAGLLALILYVYAVSINFLNLFGELPDFRALENPRSILASEVYSEDNVLMGKYFLENRSPVYDRRDLSQNLIDALIATEDIRFEEHSGIDFKGSFAVIYYKLTGKQDRGSSTLTQQLARNLFRTRTDLNKGLLSSVPGLRMLIIKTKEWIMAIRLERSYSKREVLLMYLNTVDFGSGAFGIKSAAKTFFNKAPKDLKLEESAVLVGLLKGPSYFSPVKNPQRSLARRNTVIDQMQKYGFIQPEEAEQAKNTQIALNYHVENQNTGMAPYFRTELGKFLLRWCKENGYNLYEDGLKIYTTIDSRMQRYAEQAVQEHMSKQQKLFTSYWKGRQPWTNKDGTTIKGFLETQIKLTDRYKSLDSRFEGNQDSINYYLHKKIPMKVFTWEAPGEKEVKMSPLDSLAYYKRFLNTGFMAMNPLNGHIKAWVGGNNYKYFKYDHVKQGRRQPGSTFKPVVYLAAIDNGYSPCYEVMDVPVTFASSDGQPPYTPDNDDKVFSGRSFNLREALAFSKNTVTAHLVQKLTPQKIVDYAKRLGFSSEIDPVPAVGFGTSDVSLYEMCGAYGTFVNNGKWTEPVYLTRIEDKNGNLLLNFVTKSRDVISEETAYLMVHLLKGGTEIKGGTSYYGLRFRHKLKNEIGAKTGTTSNFSDAWFMAITPDLVCGVWVGGENRSIHFRSAAYGQGNKLALPAYGLFMQKVLADKSVPINTGPFPKPTAPLSVEIDCAKYNNAGIASDSVNQEQMLNPDIKLDEGI; encoded by the coding sequence ATGGCTTCGCCTAAATCGAGTAACTATTATCCCAAAATTATTTCGGCAATCTGGTTAGTATTTGTGGCCGGTTTACTGGCACTGATATTATACGTTTACGCTGTTAGTATTAATTTTTTAAACTTGTTCGGCGAGTTACCGGACTTTCGCGCCTTAGAAAACCCTAGAAGTATTTTAGCCTCGGAAGTTTACTCCGAAGACAACGTACTAATGGGCAAGTATTTTCTGGAGAACCGCTCCCCGGTATATGATAGACGCGATTTATCGCAGAATTTAATAGACGCGCTGATTGCGACCGAAGACATCCGTTTTGAAGAACATTCCGGCATTGATTTTAAGGGTTCTTTTGCGGTAATCTATTATAAACTTACCGGTAAACAAGACCGGGGTTCCAGTACCCTTACGCAGCAGTTAGCCCGCAACTTATTTCGTACCCGCACCGATTTAAATAAAGGATTATTAAGTTCTGTGCCGGGTCTGCGGATGCTCATTATTAAAACCAAAGAATGGATTATGGCTATCCGGCTGGAGCGTTCTTATTCAAAAAGAGAAGTACTACTCATGTATTTAAATACCGTTGACTTTGGCTCAGGGGCATTTGGGATAAAATCGGCGGCTAAAACTTTTTTTAACAAAGCTCCTAAGGATTTAAAGCTCGAAGAATCGGCGGTATTAGTGGGTTTACTGAAAGGTCCTTCTTATTTCAGCCCGGTAAAAAATCCGCAACGCTCATTGGCACGTCGCAATACAGTTATTGACCAAATGCAGAAATACGGCTTTATTCAGCCGGAAGAAGCGGAGCAGGCAAAAAATACTCAAATTGCGCTTAATTACCACGTCGAAAACCAGAATACCGGAATGGCTCCGTATTTTCGGACGGAATTAGGCAAGTTTTTGCTGCGCTGGTGCAAAGAGAATGGATATAACCTGTATGAGGATGGTCTGAAAATCTATACTACCATTGATTCGCGTATGCAGCGTTACGCCGAACAAGCCGTGCAGGAACACATGAGTAAACAGCAAAAATTATTTACCAGTTACTGGAAAGGCCGCCAACCTTGGACGAACAAGGATGGAACTACCATTAAAGGATTCCTGGAAACTCAAATTAAATTAACCGACCGCTACAAGAGCCTTGATAGTCGTTTTGAAGGCAACCAAGATTCGATTAATTACTATCTGCACAAAAAAATACCCATGAAAGTATTTACCTGGGAAGCTCCCGGGGAAAAAGAAGTAAAGATGAGTCCTTTGGATTCATTGGCTTACTATAAACGCTTTCTAAATACGGGTTTTATGGCCATGAACCCGCTTAACGGACACATTAAAGCGTGGGTAGGCGGTAATAATTATAAATACTTTAAGTACGATCACGTGAAGCAAGGCCGCCGTCAACCTGGTTCTACGTTTAAACCAGTGGTTTACTTAGCTGCTATTGATAATGGCTACTCGCCTTGCTACGAAGTAATGGATGTTCCGGTAACATTTGCCAGCTCAGACGGACAACCACCCTATACTCCGGATAATGACGATAAAGTTTTTTCTGGCCGTTCTTTTAACTTGCGCGAAGCTTTAGCTTTTTCCAAGAATACCGTTACCGCTCATTTAGTACAAAAGCTTACTCCTCAAAAAATAGTAGATTATGCGAAGCGTCTCGGATTCTCTTCGGAAATTGATCCGGTGCCCGCAGTAGGTTTCGGTACGAGCGACGTATCCTTGTACGAAATGTGCGGCGCGTACGGCACCTTTGTTAATAATGGAAAATGGACCGAACCGGTTTATTTAACTCGCATTGAAGATAAGAACGGTAATTTACTCTTGAATTTTGTAACGAAATCCCGGGATGTTATTAGCGAAGAAACTGCCTATTTAATGGTGCATTTACTTAAGGGCGGAACCGAAATAAAAGGCGGTACCTCTTACTACGGTTTACGCTTCCGGCATAAACTTAAAAATGAAATCGGGGCTAAAACTGGTACCACCAGTAATTTTTCTGATGCCTGGTTCATGGCCATCACTCCTGATTTAGTTTGTGGCGTTTGGGTAGGCGGCGAAAACCGTAGTATTCACTTCCGGAGTGCGGCTTACGGACAAGGTAATAAACTGGCCTTGCCCGCCTATGGTTTGTTTATGCAAAAAGTACTTGCCGATAAGAGTGTGCCTATTAATACTGGCCCTTTTCCGAAACCTACTGCGCCTCTTTCAGTAGAAATTGATTGTGCCAAATACAATAATGCCGGTATTGCCAGCGATTCTGTTAACCAGGAGCAAATGCTTAATCCGGACATAAAGCTGGATGAAGGAATCTAA
- a CDS encoding FUSC family protein, which translates to MVFEKFIIKLRSFLRQEYFDPDVLRALLVTSGLLVPLVVSHALEVPAYGSFAAITAQLLLSARIQTTYPREAFILVFSLIFISLAPFIGTLVGNNIWWAVIAMALIAGISSLAKELGTHGQSLSLCAVIVFLLSLSGPHELETGLYRMVATWCGGIWASMVILFFWPFRPDLPYYTNLALPWELSGNLAALLANSTSKALEEKIQKKEIALRNAINNVLPFLRKNNRRFFYIRRDLLKTVRASSRLGATMLAMFTNLETIYRQNLSGPWLTDLQICFTNASKAAKAVANVLVIGRKKDIEHLKNCISQLVLTTQQLEQHLDTNDLDIVIRLDLHRILILFQSAIHYLEDAHLLLNRIEEKKANSPDELIPVRFQPLSKLLSIHRLFNFRKVPLRHTLRLMLLTSLSIGLFYGFEIPRGYWIALTIMVVLQPDYGTTQQKALQRVTGTTIGAAISTLLLIQPLNTSYYILLIAIFCFAFIYLQQRNYTISVVFVTMMLVAMFEVSGAIDWHYAAYRLFATSLGGILAIMGAFLLWPDWERSQVRSILAKGFLANRDLLLQLQHELTAQTGFHARIIADRRKAEIANLSIADSVVRLQLEPGTKKQKLQIAQNISFHNKRLTRELTSFAALLPSMDTNESYAELILILEQYSQLITDYAEYLKTELLFTNSIPAEPPFPDVKSTLKLSPSHVVSTKTRDQLHMNTGTLKEELIHEQVNKIALTIHDLGKSVQALNALKNI; encoded by the coding sequence ATGGTATTCGAAAAATTCATAATTAAATTACGCTCTTTTCTCCGCCAGGAATATTTTGACCCAGATGTTCTACGAGCCTTACTGGTTACCAGTGGTTTGCTGGTTCCGCTGGTAGTTTCACACGCTCTTGAAGTTCCTGCTTACGGTAGTTTTGCCGCCATAACTGCCCAGTTACTTCTTAGCGCTAGAATACAGACAACTTATCCCCGGGAAGCATTTATTCTTGTTTTCAGCCTTATTTTTATCAGTTTAGCTCCCTTCATTGGCACCTTAGTAGGTAATAATATTTGGTGGGCAGTCATAGCTATGGCTCTTATTGCCGGAATATCCTCGCTAGCAAAAGAACTGGGCACCCACGGACAATCACTAAGTTTGTGTGCCGTTATTGTATTTTTACTTTCTTTAAGTGGCCCTCATGAGCTGGAAACTGGCTTATACCGGATGGTAGCTACTTGGTGTGGTGGTATTTGGGCGTCAATGGTTATTCTGTTTTTCTGGCCGTTCCGCCCTGATTTGCCCTACTACACCAATTTAGCTTTACCTTGGGAGTTAAGTGGCAATTTAGCTGCCTTGTTAGCCAATAGTACCAGTAAGGCATTAGAAGAGAAGATTCAGAAGAAAGAAATAGCACTTCGGAATGCTATCAATAATGTTTTACCCTTTCTTCGTAAAAATAACCGTCGCTTTTTTTATATTCGCCGCGATCTACTTAAAACTGTAAGGGCATCTTCGCGTCTTGGTGCGACCATGTTGGCTATGTTTACCAACCTGGAAACTATATACCGGCAAAACCTTAGTGGGCCTTGGTTAACTGATTTACAAATATGTTTTACCAATGCATCCAAAGCAGCAAAAGCAGTAGCCAATGTCTTAGTTATAGGTCGTAAAAAAGATATTGAACATCTAAAAAACTGCATAAGCCAATTAGTGCTCACTACCCAACAATTAGAGCAACACCTTGATACAAATGACCTGGATATAGTAATCCGATTAGATTTGCACCGAATTTTAATTTTATTTCAGTCAGCTATTCATTATTTAGAGGATGCTCATCTGTTACTTAACCGAATAGAAGAAAAGAAGGCAAATTCTCCTGATGAATTAATACCAGTACGTTTCCAACCTTTATCTAAGCTACTCTCCATTCACCGGCTTTTCAATTTTCGTAAAGTGCCGCTTAGGCACACCTTGAGACTTATGTTACTCACTTCCTTATCTATAGGATTATTTTATGGTTTTGAAATACCTCGGGGATATTGGATTGCTCTAACCATTATGGTGGTTCTACAACCGGACTATGGAACGACCCAGCAGAAAGCCTTGCAACGTGTAACGGGTACAACTATCGGTGCTGCGATAAGTACTTTGCTACTTATTCAGCCACTTAATACCAGTTATTACATATTGCTTATTGCTATTTTCTGCTTCGCGTTCATTTATCTGCAGCAACGCAACTATACTATATCGGTTGTTTTTGTTACCATGATGTTGGTTGCTATGTTTGAAGTTTCGGGGGCTATTGATTGGCATTATGCCGCTTATCGTTTATTCGCTACCAGTTTAGGCGGGATTTTAGCTATAATGGGAGCGTTTTTACTTTGGCCGGATTGGGAACGTTCGCAGGTGCGCAGCATTTTAGCAAAAGGTTTTTTAGCTAACCGAGATTTGCTTTTACAATTGCAACACGAACTTACGGCTCAAACCGGCTTTCATGCCCGCATTATTGCCGATCGTAGAAAAGCGGAAATTGCTAACCTCTCCATTGCCGATTCTGTTGTCCGTTTACAATTAGAGCCCGGCACCAAAAAACAGAAGCTCCAGATAGCGCAAAATATTAGTTTTCATAATAAACGTTTAACCCGAGAACTTACTTCCTTCGCTGCACTTTTACCTAGTATGGATACCAATGAGTCTTACGCGGAACTTATTCTAATTCTTGAACAGTATTCTCAATTAATAACCGATTATGCCGAATATTTAAAAACAGAACTACTTTTTACTAATTCTATTCCAGCAGAACCACCATTTCCCGATGTGAAAAGCACTCTGAAACTTTCGCCTAGTCATGTAGTATCTACTAAAACTAGAGATCAACTGCATATGAATACTGGTACTCTTAAAGAAGAACTTATACACGAACAGGTAAATAAAATAGCACTTACAATTCATGATTTAGGGAAATCTGTTCAAGCTTTAAATGCTTTAAAGAATATCTGA
- the porN gene encoding type IX secretion system ring subunit PorN/GldN: MNKLLILVLSVGISVSAYAQQKKATGTSTKPAQTQPALPKASGTGTPTKTKPAASQGNQQSAAGGSANGGADQPSTTVTSGNASARPIPETDLMYKKVVWRGLDLREKQNKPMFSVNKEITKVIIDAVKRGELVPYKNDSLTTPLSGNDFSVKLTKPDESGDAMSEEEKKIFGNAPAAEEDDVFAKLNNKGKKGAAAAAPAANLNEFFPKELYQLEMKENIVFDKKRSRMYYDIQAITLVIPVKYSIKGVEERIASFKYSDLVKVFRAHPNDAIWYNEQNDAQHKNLADAFDLRLFSSYIKKVSNATDDDLATINEGSQKGLLASQKALEELIEWESSLWSY; encoded by the coding sequence ATGAATAAGCTTCTGATATTGGTTTTGAGTGTTGGTATATCAGTGAGTGCCTATGCTCAACAAAAAAAAGCAACAGGTACTTCTACGAAACCTGCTCAAACACAACCTGCGCTTCCAAAAGCTTCTGGTACCGGTACTCCGACTAAAACTAAACCGGCTGCCTCACAGGGAAACCAGCAATCAGCGGCTGGTGGTTCAGCAAATGGGGGAGCAGATCAGCCATCCACTACTGTAACAAGTGGTAATGCTTCCGCCAGGCCAATACCAGAAACGGATTTAATGTATAAAAAAGTAGTTTGGCGGGGCCTGGATTTACGCGAAAAGCAAAATAAACCAATGTTTTCGGTGAATAAAGAAATTACTAAGGTAATTATTGATGCCGTAAAGCGTGGGGAATTAGTGCCTTATAAAAATGACTCGTTAACTACTCCTTTGTCTGGTAATGATTTTAGTGTTAAATTAACGAAGCCGGATGAAAGTGGCGATGCCATGTCGGAAGAGGAAAAGAAAATATTTGGTAATGCTCCGGCAGCGGAAGAAGATGATGTTTTCGCTAAATTAAATAACAAAGGTAAAAAAGGAGCAGCTGCCGCTGCTCCAGCAGCCAATTTGAATGAATTTTTTCCGAAAGAGCTTTATCAGCTTGAAATGAAAGAAAACATTGTTTTTGATAAGAAACGCTCTCGTATGTATTACGACATTCAGGCTATTACTTTGGTAATACCGGTTAAATACTCTATCAAAGGGGTAGAAGAGCGAATTGCTTCTTTCAAGTACAGTGATTTAGTGAAGGTTTTCCGGGCGCATCCCAATGATGCTATCTGGTATAACGAACAGAATGATGCGCAACATAAAAATTTAGCGGATGCTTTTGATTTAAGGTTATTTAGCTCGTATATCAAGAAAGTGTCAAATGCGACCGATGATGATTTAGCTACAATAAATGAAGGTTCTCAAAAAGGTTTGCTAGCTTCTCAAAAAGCATTAGAAGAACTGATAGAATGGGAATCAAGCTTGTGGAGTTACTAA
- the porM gene encoding type IX secretion system motor protein PorM/GldM, giving the protein MAGAKETPRQKLIGMMYLVLTALLALQVSSAIILKFKFLDDSLMTVNNKTKADNDGVRKSIESTVAKGGNRPNDKKVLDQASNVRAKTTEIINYVEGLRTELIRRAGGTDAENNYKDPSAEDAVATYMIGANKGKGKAYELKDRLNKYANEMRVYNPNIPQLAVDAKDDPVAKRDRIQRSKDFAELNFEATPLTAALAVLAQKETEILKYEADVLQELASRVGADIIKFDNIFGNYSAASNTVAAGTKYSAEMFIAATSSAITPRMFFEGRPVKVENGRGKVEFLASAGAYDKDGNAKKTWRGQIKMAQNGRDTTFNVSGEYTVAKPVMSIQSASVQALYLNCGNKLDVQVPALGALYDPSFTASGAQVSKGTKKGEVMVLPTARQVTLNVSSGGAAIGNQTFQVRPVPRPDIVCLANGRPIDEKRGLPAPGPRQISVEAIAEESFKNMLPQDARFRVTEFEVTLARGRNIVAEQQFSSKSANITSMAAQARPGDRLIVTVKDLKRANYKDQFEDVPVGAKSFVIALN; this is encoded by the coding sequence ATGGCTGGAGCAAAAGAAACCCCAAGGCAGAAACTTATTGGTATGATGTACTTGGTACTTACAGCGCTATTAGCGTTACAAGTAAGTTCTGCTATCATTTTAAAATTTAAATTTCTGGACGACAGTTTAATGACTGTTAACAACAAAACCAAAGCTGATAACGATGGTGTCCGGAAATCGATTGAAAGCACTGTAGCAAAAGGCGGAAACCGTCCTAATGATAAGAAAGTATTAGACCAAGCATCAAATGTACGGGCTAAAACCACCGAAATCATTAATTATGTAGAAGGTTTACGCACTGAATTAATCAGAAGAGCCGGTGGCACTGATGCCGAGAACAACTACAAAGACCCTAGTGCAGAAGATGCAGTAGCTACTTATATGATTGGTGCTAACAAAGGCAAAGGAAAGGCTTACGAGTTAAAAGACCGGTTGAATAAGTATGCGAATGAGATGCGGGTTTATAACCCCAATATACCACAATTGGCTGTGGATGCAAAAGATGATCCTGTTGCTAAAAGAGACCGGATTCAGCGTAGTAAAGATTTTGCCGAGTTAAATTTTGAAGCAACACCTTTAACCGCTGCTTTAGCCGTTCTGGCTCAAAAAGAAACAGAAATTCTGAAGTATGAAGCTGACGTTTTGCAAGAATTAGCTAGCCGGGTAGGGGCCGATATAATTAAATTTGATAATATTTTTGGGAATTACAGCGCTGCGTCTAACACAGTAGCTGCTGGTACCAAATATTCAGCCGAAATGTTTATTGCAGCTACTTCCAGTGCTATTACGCCGCGTATGTTTTTTGAAGGCCGGCCAGTGAAAGTAGAGAATGGTCGGGGTAAAGTTGAGTTTTTAGCCTCAGCTGGAGCTTACGATAAAGATGGCAATGCCAAGAAAACCTGGAGAGGTCAGATTAAAATGGCTCAGAATGGCCGGGATACTACTTTTAATGTTTCTGGTGAGTATACAGTGGCTAAACCCGTAATGTCTATTCAATCAGCTTCGGTACAAGCTCTTTACTTAAACTGCGGTAATAAATTAGATGTACAGGTGCCCGCTTTAGGCGCTTTGTATGATCCATCTTTCACTGCCTCTGGAGCCCAAGTTTCTAAAGGAACTAAAAAAGGAGAAGTAATGGTTTTACCAACAGCCCGCCAAGTAACCTTAAACGTGAGCAGTGGTGGAGCAGCTATTGGTAACCAAACGTTCCAAGTACGCCCGGTTCCTCGTCCGGATATTGTTTGCTTAGCAAATGGTCGCCCGATTGATGAAAAAAGAGGGTTGCCTGCTCCTGGCCCAAGACAAATCTCAGTAGAAGCAATTGCAGAAGAAAGTTTTAAAAATATGTTACCGCAAGATGCTCGCTTCCGGGTAACGGAATTTGAAGTAACTTTAGCCCGTGGCAGAAACATTGTGGCTGAACAACAATTTAGTAGTAAATCAGCAAATATAACTTCTATGGCAGCTCAGGCCAGACCTGGAGACCGATTAATTGTAACAGTAAAAGATTTAAAACGTGCTAATTACAAAGATCAGTTTGAGGATGTGCCAGTAGGTGCTAAATCATTTGTTATCGCATTGAATTAA